The proteins below are encoded in one region of bacterium:
- a CDS encoding sulfotransferase, giving the protein MNETSLKARAFSEIIRRGSRALRGTGRRYVQLDPALLLRDASARTGLRDFGEPGFRPPLERLLRSYDREAGLTLLGRIAARQDTVRLLANRLQLVAERQRHPELAAEPIRQPWFVTGLPRTGTTLLHGLLAQDPGHRAPLHWEMMYPVPPRGRARGRNDRRRELAERQIRWFHRLAPDFRRIHPIGASLPEECLIITSHSFLSFQFQTSHRVPSYQAWLEAQDLRPAYAQHRQILQQLQWRTPPRHWVLKAPAHLYGIEAIADVYPDAAVIMTHRDPLQVAASVASLHFTLRSTFSDVADPHEIGAEVCARWAEGMTRALAARDRGVLPAARVVDVSYDALVRDPLAAVRQVYARLDRALTPSAEERMRRFLAAHPKDRFGRHRYTLAQFGLEPARVRSAFAAYCARFGL; this is encoded by the coding sequence ATGAACGAGACGAGCCTGAAGGCGCGCGCCTTCAGCGAGATCATCCGCCGCGGCAGCCGGGCGCTGCGCGGCACCGGCAGGCGCTACGTCCAGCTCGATCCGGCGCTGCTGCTGCGCGACGCCAGCGCGCGCACCGGCCTGCGCGACTTCGGCGAGCCCGGCTTCCGCCCGCCGCTCGAGCGGCTGTTGCGCTCGTACGACCGCGAGGCCGGCCTGACGCTGCTCGGCCGCATCGCCGCCCGCCAGGACACCGTCCGCCTGCTCGCCAACCGGCTGCAACTCGTCGCCGAACGCCAGCGCCATCCCGAGCTCGCCGCCGAGCCGATCCGCCAGCCGTGGTTCGTGACCGGCCTGCCGCGCACCGGCACGACGCTCCTGCACGGTCTGCTGGCGCAGGATCCCGGCCATCGCGCCCCGCTGCACTGGGAGATGATGTACCCGGTGCCGCCGCGCGGCCGCGCCCGCGGCCGCAACGACCGGCGGCGCGAGCTGGCCGAGCGGCAGATCCGGTGGTTCCACCGCTTGGCGCCCGACTTCCGCCGCATCCACCCGATCGGCGCCAGTCTGCCCGAGGAATGCCTGATCATCACCAGCCACTCGTTCCTCAGCTTCCAGTTCCAGACCAGCCATCGCGTGCCCAGCTACCAGGCCTGGCTGGAGGCGCAGGACCTGCGCCCCGCCTACGCGCAGCACCGCCAGATCCTGCAACAGCTCCAGTGGCGGACACCGCCGCGGCACTGGGTGCTGAAGGCGCCGGCGCACCTCTACGGCATCGAGGCGATCGCCGACGTCTATCCGGACGCGGCGGTGATCATGACCCATCGCGACCCGCTGCAGGTCGCCGCCTCGGTGGCCAGCCTCCACTTCACCCTGCGCAGCACCTTCAGCGACGTCGCCGATCCGCACGAGATCGGGGCCGAGGTCTGCGCCCGCTGGGCGGAGGGCATGACCCGCGCCCTGGCCGCGCGTGACCGCGGCGTCCTCCCGGCGGCGCGCGTCGTCGACGTGAGCTACGACGCGCTGGTCCGCGATCCGCTGGCGGCGGTGCGGCAGGTGTACGCGCGGCTCGATCGCGCGCTCACGCCCAGCGCCGAGGAGCGGATGCGCCGCTTCCTCGCCGCCCACCCGAAGGACCGCTTCGGACGGCATCGGTACACGCTGGCGCAGTTCGGGCTCGAGCCGGCGCGGGTGCGGAGCGCCTTCGCCGCCTACTGCGCGCGCTTCGGGCTGTGA
- a CDS encoding BON domain-containing protein has product MRALAIRLTAAAGLLAAGCNPYMAAVGVVTQTYGVATDVRPVSVQLSDDEIEAKLKAALLESPVPGTGSLSAYCRQGVVVLAGVVPPGSDAGRAAVRIARATPGVARVETFFVDSEPDEAADLELEGKVKAALIADPNLVAGQVDINVYSGHVILVGVASSVEQIDEFVADARAVPGVLSVRSYIQLPD; this is encoded by the coding sequence ATGCGCGCACTGGCGATCCGCCTCACCGCCGCCGCCGGCCTGCTGGCGGCGGGCTGCAACCCGTACATGGCCGCGGTGGGCGTGGTGACGCAGACCTACGGCGTCGCCACCGACGTGCGGCCCGTGTCGGTGCAGCTCTCGGACGACGAGATCGAAGCCAAGCTCAAGGCCGCCCTGCTGGAATCGCCGGTGCCGGGGACCGGCAGCCTCTCGGCCTACTGCCGCCAGGGCGTCGTCGTCCTCGCCGGCGTGGTGCCGCCGGGCTCGGACGCCGGCCGCGCCGCGGTGCGCATCGCCCGCGCCACCCCCGGAGTCGCGCGCGTCGAGACCTTCTTCGTCGATTCCGAGCCCGACGAGGCCGCTGACCTCGAGCTCGAGGGCAAGGTGAAGGCGGCGCTGATCGCCGATCCCAACCTGGTCGCCGGCCAGGTCGACATCAACGTCTACTCCGGCCACGTCATCCTGGTCGGCGTCGCCAGCAGCGTCGAGCAGATCGACGAGTTCGTCGCCGACGCCCGCGCCGTCCCCGGCGTGCTGTCGGTGCGCTCGTACATCCAGTTGCCGGACTGA
- a CDS encoding ABC transporter ATP-binding protein, whose translation MQVDRLAKRYGALEAVREVSFRIDPGEVFGLLGPNGAGKTSTIAMIATQRRPSSGDALVFGHRISRDVAAVRRLVGVVPQEVALYPELSGRENLCFFGRMYGVAAAARARRVADLLELAGLTARADDRVGTYSGGMKRRLNLVAGLVHEPRLILLDEPTVGVDPQSRDRLFALVAHLRETGSAVLYTTHHLEEAERLCDRLAIMDGGRIVATGRLDELLAGAGCSEVIELRGLPATTTLDGLRAAPGVLRLEAIDRGVRLYVHGAARLLAPLQQALGAAADDATITITPASLETLFLQLTGRALRDP comes from the coding sequence CTGCAGGTCGACCGCCTGGCGAAGCGTTACGGCGCGCTCGAGGCGGTGCGCGAGGTGAGCTTCCGCATCGACCCCGGCGAGGTCTTCGGGCTGCTCGGGCCGAACGGGGCGGGCAAGACGTCGACCATCGCCATGATCGCCACCCAGCGCCGCCCGAGCAGCGGCGACGCCCTGGTGTTCGGCCACCGCATCAGTCGCGACGTCGCGGCGGTGCGCCGCCTGGTCGGCGTCGTGCCGCAGGAGGTCGCGCTCTACCCGGAGCTGAGCGGACGCGAGAACCTGTGCTTCTTCGGGCGCATGTACGGCGTCGCCGCCGCCGCCCGCGCCAGGCGCGTCGCCGACCTGCTCGAGCTGGCGGGGCTGACGGCGCGCGCCGACGACCGCGTCGGCACGTACTCGGGTGGCATGAAACGCCGGCTCAATCTCGTCGCCGGCCTGGTCCACGAACCGCGCCTGATCCTGCTCGACGAACCGACCGTCGGCGTCGACCCGCAATCGCGCGACCGCCTGTTCGCGCTCGTCGCGCATCTGCGCGAGACCGGCAGCGCCGTGCTCTACACCACCCACCACCTCGAGGAGGCGGAGCGGCTCTGCGACCGCCTCGCGATCATGGACGGCGGTCGCATCGTCGCCACCGGCCGGCTCGACGAGCTGCTCGCCGGCGCCGGCTGCTCCGAGGTCATCGAGCTGCGCGGCCTGCCGGCCACCACCACCCTCGACGGCCTGCGCGCCGCCCCCGGGGTGCTGCGCCTCGAAGCCATCGACCGCGGCGTCCGCCTCTACGTGCACGGCGCCGCCCGCCTGCTCGCGCCGCTGCAGCAGGCGCTCGGCGCGGCCGCCGACGACGCCACCATCACCATCACCCCCGCCAGCCTGGAGACGCTCTTCCTGCAACTGACCGGACGGGCGCTGCGCGATCCATGA
- a CDS encoding ABC transporter permease: MKLWAVMVKDVRLIARDRSALVSLLLVPIVVIAVIAEIQSGKGTQGIPFPIVNEDEGPVANALIKVFREHLDVRLVDRAEGERMVAVDNRAAALLVLPAGLSKRYLTNKPSTLELLTDPAEWEELQAIRVVFLLADRDAASLGDPFGEELLHLDEKSLTSRHLRFSSLEQHVPGFSLMFVLMSLIFSVSFGLRDEEVWGTSHRLAMAPVSRAAVLGGKLGARMLVGIAQLLILLGFGRLAYGMTLGDSPAALLAAVVCIVFAMACFSVLVAAAAGSRERIIPIGLSAVFVLAALGGCWWPFFNQPAWMQTAGRAVVTTWSMFAIHDVMLRGRTLLDVLPTLGVLIAYGVVSFAIGLRCFRYADT, translated from the coding sequence GTGAAGCTCTGGGCGGTGATGGTGAAAGACGTGCGCCTGATCGCCCGCGATCGCTCGGCGCTGGTCTCGCTGCTGCTGGTGCCGATCGTCGTCATCGCCGTCATCGCCGAGATCCAGAGCGGCAAGGGCACGCAGGGCATCCCCTTCCCGATCGTCAACGAGGACGAGGGGCCGGTCGCCAACGCCCTCATCAAGGTGTTCCGCGAGCACCTCGACGTGCGGCTGGTGGACCGCGCCGAGGGCGAGCGCATGGTCGCCGTCGACAACCGCGCCGCGGCGTTGCTGGTGCTGCCGGCGGGTCTGAGCAAGCGCTACCTCACCAACAAGCCGAGCACCCTCGAGCTGCTCACCGATCCGGCGGAATGGGAGGAGCTGCAGGCCATCCGGGTCGTCTTCCTGCTCGCCGACCGCGACGCCGCCTCGCTCGGCGATCCGTTCGGCGAGGAGCTGCTGCACCTCGACGAGAAGAGCCTCACCAGCCGGCACCTGCGCTTCTCCTCGCTCGAACAGCACGTCCCCGGCTTCAGCCTCATGTTCGTGCTGATGAGCCTCATCTTCTCGGTCTCGTTCGGGCTGCGCGACGAGGAGGTGTGGGGCACCAGCCACCGCCTGGCCATGGCGCCGGTGTCGCGCGCCGCGGTGCTCGGCGGCAAGCTGGGCGCCCGCATGCTGGTCGGCATCGCCCAGCTCCTGATCCTGCTCGGCTTCGGACGCCTCGCCTACGGCATGACGCTGGGCGACTCGCCGGCGGCCCTGCTCGCCGCGGTCGTCTGCATCGTCTTCGCCATGGCGTGCTTCAGCGTCCTGGTCGCCGCCGCCGCCGGCAGCCGCGAGCGCATCATCCCGATCGGCCTCTCCGCGGTCTTCGTCCTGGCGGCGCTGGGCGGCTGCTGGTGGCCGTTCTTCAACCAGCCGGCGTGGATGCAGACGGCGGGACGCGCCGTGGTCACCACCTGGTCGATGTTCGCCATCCACGACGTGATGCTGCGCGGCCGGACCCTGCTCGACGTGCTGCCGACGCTCGGCGTGCTGATCGCCTACGGCGTCGTCTCCTTCGCCATCGGCCTGCGCTGCTTCCGTTACGCGGACACCTGA
- a CDS encoding ABC transporter substrate-binding protein, whose amino-acid sequence MTIRRLLLVAGLAAGLAAPMPGNAADGPLAQTRATLEQTRVIIDRDTTHDRKLAELAALLAGFLDTDTMGKTALDKHWGAFTAAQQREFLVLFRELFQRTYVQKLLLFERPDFGFVGEDLQGQDQARVDTTIITPRDDFAVTYRMRRQGTRWLATDIQIEDLSLTTNFRRQMDRLLTSGSPADLLDRMRRKYGPNGQGGDEP is encoded by the coding sequence ATGACGATCCGCCGCCTCCTCCTCGTCGCCGGCCTCGCCGCCGGCCTCGCCGCGCCGATGCCGGGGAACGCCGCCGACGGCCCCCTGGCCCAGACCCGCGCCACGCTCGAGCAGACGCGGGTGATCATCGATCGCGACACCACGCACGATCGGAAGCTGGCCGAGCTGGCCGCGCTGCTGGCGGGGTTTCTCGACACCGATACGATGGGCAAGACGGCGCTCGACAAACACTGGGGCGCCTTCACCGCCGCGCAACAGCGCGAGTTCCTGGTCCTGTTCCGCGAGCTCTTCCAGCGCACCTACGTGCAGAAGCTGCTGCTCTTCGAGCGGCCCGACTTCGGCTTCGTCGGCGAGGACCTCCAGGGCCAGGACCAGGCGCGGGTGGACACCACGATCATCACGCCGCGCGACGACTTCGCCGTCACCTACCGCATGCGGCGCCAGGGTACGCGCTGGCTCGCCACCGACATCCAGATCGAGGACCTCAGCCTGACCACCAACTTCCGGCGCCAGATGGACCGCCTGCTGACCAGCGGCTCGCCGGCGGACCTGCTCGACCGCATGCGGCGCAAGTACGGTCCCAACGGCCAGGGCGGGGACGAACCGTGA
- a CDS encoding TolC family protein, which yields MAGARRARRGGRWRAAFGAAWLGLASLASAAPLTYDLADCIETALHNNPDLSAAAARIALARAALGEAEARRYGQVRFEQQFGAVNGATGDILGPPKQNRNSLLEDLGPYVRGEIGLSVPIFTFGKLSSALDAAELGLRSETAGGEATRADVVLRVKQLYYGVLLSRMLGLVLHDMLADMDKAVAKTQQRLDAGSTSVTEIDLLKLQAGRARIASGVVDIDASSTLSLAALRQAMGLGDDTEIAIGDTRLEPVAAEIAPLAHYLETGPPRRPDVRQLRDGLDAQQAKVDRARAGYYPDLFFAGGFRYADAPNRTEQSNPFAYDNFNYTFPYVFLGVQWNLSLWQTNARVDHAQAELDVLRAQARRARSGIDLEIRTAYSDVERARETMRTTAAGRKAGRALLVLTVANFDLGIGEAEELFKGVGTYTEASTDHFRAVYDYNVAIATLGRSVGAELTALQYDAAPTRGPETP from the coding sequence ATGGCGGGCGCGCGGCGCGCCCGGCGGGGCGGGCGATGGCGCGCGGCATTCGGTGCCGCGTGGCTCGGCCTCGCCAGCCTGGCCAGCGCGGCGCCGCTCACCTACGACCTCGCCGACTGCATCGAGACCGCCCTGCACAACAACCCCGACCTCTCCGCCGCCGCCGCCAGGATCGCCCTGGCGCGCGCCGCGCTCGGCGAAGCCGAGGCGCGCCGCTATGGCCAGGTGCGCTTCGAGCAGCAGTTCGGCGCCGTCAACGGCGCGACGGGCGACATCCTCGGGCCGCCGAAGCAGAACCGCAACTCGCTGCTCGAGGATCTCGGCCCCTACGTCCGCGGCGAGATCGGCCTCAGCGTGCCGATCTTCACCTTCGGCAAGCTCTCGTCGGCGCTCGACGCCGCCGAGCTCGGCCTGCGCAGCGAGACCGCCGGCGGCGAGGCGACGCGCGCCGACGTCGTGCTGCGGGTCAAGCAACTCTACTACGGCGTGCTGCTGTCGCGCATGCTCGGGCTGGTGCTGCACGACATGCTGGCGGACATGGACAAGGCGGTGGCGAAGACCCAGCAGCGCCTGGACGCCGGATCGACCAGCGTCACGGAGATCGACCTGCTCAAGCTGCAGGCCGGTCGGGCCCGGATCGCCAGCGGCGTGGTCGACATCGACGCTAGCTCCACCCTGAGCCTCGCCGCGCTGCGCCAGGCGATGGGCCTCGGCGACGACACCGAGATCGCGATCGGCGACACGCGCCTCGAGCCGGTGGCGGCGGAGATCGCGCCCCTCGCCCACTATCTCGAGACCGGCCCGCCGCGCCGCCCCGACGTGCGCCAGTTGCGCGACGGGCTCGACGCGCAGCAGGCGAAGGTCGACCGCGCCCGCGCCGGCTACTACCCCGATCTCTTCTTCGCCGGCGGCTTCCGCTACGCCGACGCGCCCAACCGCACCGAGCAGTCCAACCCCTTCGCCTACGACAACTTCAACTACACCTTCCCGTACGTCTTCCTCGGCGTGCAGTGGAACCTGAGCCTCTGGCAGACCAACGCCCGCGTCGACCACGCGCAGGCCGAGCTCGACGTGCTGCGGGCCCAGGCGCGCCGCGCCCGGTCGGGCATCGACCTGGAGATCCGCACGGCGTACAGCGACGTCGAGCGCGCCCGCGAGACCATGCGCACCACCGCGGCGGGGCGCAAGGCCGGCCGCGCCCTGCTGGTCCTGACGGTCGCCAACTTCGACCTCGGCATCGGCGAGGCGGAAGAGCTGTTCAAGGGCGTCGGCACCTACACCGAGGCATCCACCGACCACTTCCGCGCCGTCTACGACTACAACGTCGCGATCGCGACCCTCGGTCGCAGCGTCGGCGCGGAGCTCACCGCGCTCCAGTACGACGCCGCCCCGACGCGCGGCCCGGAGACGCCGTGA